A window of Betaproteobacteria bacterium genomic DNA:
CGACAAGACCCGTGACGAGGGCCGCGGCGATTCGTCGAGCGATCATCAGACGATCTCCAGCGCAGCGACGTCCGCGGAGGACCGGGATCCGGCCAGGGGAAGGGCCGCCTCGGCCAGCGACGCGAGATAGCCGGCGCCGAGCGGAATCACCGCGTCGTTGAAGTCGTAGTGCGGGTTGTGCAGGAAACATCCGCCATCCGAACCGCCCTGGCCGAGGAATACATAGGCCCCTGGGCGTTCCTGCAGGAAGTACGCGAAATCCTCCGCGCCCATGGTGGGGTCCGCATCGCGCACCACGTTCACGACGCCGAAGACCTGTTCTCCCACGCGGGCGGCAAACTCCGCCTCTCTTGCGCTGTTTACCGTGGCCGGATAACCGCGGTTGATCTGCACCTCGGCGGACCCGTTGAGCGCGAGCGCCACGCCTGCCGCCACCTCGTGGATGCGCCGCTCGGCGAGGTCCCGCGTCTCCGACCGGAACGTGCGCAATGTGCCCAGCAGGTGCACGGCATCGGGGATCACGTTGTGGGCGCCTGTCTGGCTCGTGTGCATGGAACAGATGCTCACCACCACCGCGTCCACCGGAGACACGTTGCGGCTGGCGATGGTCTGCAGCGCGGTGATGATGTGCGCGGCCACGATGACGGGATCCACGGTGAGGTGCGGCAGCGCGCCGTGGCCGCCGCGCCCGCGCACGGTGATCTGGATCTCGTCCGTGGCGGCCATCACGGGGCCGGGTCTGACTGCCATCTTGCCGGCCGGCAGCTGCGGCCAGTTGTGCAGGGCATACACCTCGTTCGCGGGAAAGCGCTCGAACAGGCCGTCGCGCACCATCACGCCGCCGCCGCCGCCGTGCTCCTCGGCCGGCTGGAAGATCACATAGACCGTTCCGTCGAAATTGCGCGTCTCGGACAGGTAGCGCGCCGCACCCAGCAGCATCGTCGTGTGGCCGTCGTGGCCGCACGCGTGCATCTTGCCCGCGGTGCGCGAGGCGTGCGGCTTGTCGCCGGCCTCGTGCATCGGCAGGCAGTCCATGTCCGCGCGCAGTCCGACGGACCGGCCGTTCGTGTTGCTTCGCCCGGGAATGACGCCCACCACACCGGTGCCGGCGAGACCGCGGTGGACCTCGAGTCCCAGGTCCGCGAGCCGCTGGGCGACGATGCCCGCGGTGCGGGATTCCTGGAAGGCCAGTTCCGGATGCATGTGGATGTCGCGGCGCACGGCAATCAGGTCGTCGTGGTAGCGGCGGATGTAATCGACGGGAGTGGTCATGGTGGTGTCCTCGTTTCAGGCGGCCGCCCGGTCGAACTTGAGTCGCGGGTCGACGGCGTGGTACAGCAGATCGACGGCCAGATTGATGAGCACGAAGATGAGCGCGATCAGGCAGAGATAGGCTGCCATGACCGGCACGTCGGCGAACATCACCGACTGGATGAACAGCAGGCCCATGCCGGGCCATTGGAACACGGTCTCGGTGATGATGGCGAACGCGATGATCGAGCCGAGTTGCAGCCCCGCCACCGTGATGACCGGCACCAGGGTGTTGCGCAGCGCGTGCCGCAGGTGCACCGCGCGGTCGGTCAGGCCGCGCGCCCGGGCGAAGCGGATGTGGTCGGCGCGCAGCACCTCCAGCATCTCCGAACGCGTGAGCCGCATGATCAGGGTCATCTGGAACAGCCCGAGCGTGATGGCCGGCAGGATCAGCGCCTTGAGACCCGAGACGCTCAGCAGACCCGTGGACCACCACCCAGCGCGACGGTCTCGCCGCGGCCGAAGGAAGGCAGCCAGCCGAGCTGCACCGCGAAGACCAGGATGAGCAGGATGCCGATGACGAACGTCGGCAGGGACACGCCGATCAGCGACACCACCAGAAAGATCTGGCTCGACCACGAGCGGGGGGCAAGCGCGGTGCGCACGCCCATGGGGATGCCGACGGCCAGGGCGAAGATCGCGGCGGCGAGCGACAGCTCCAGCGTGGCCGGCAGACGTTCGACGAAGAGCACGGACACCGGGCGCATCTGCCGCAGCGACATGCCGAAGTCTCCCTGCACGGCGCGGCCGAGAAAGCGGACATACTGGACGTGGAACGGTTGATCGAGGCCCAGGTCGGCGCTCATGGCGGCGCGCTCCTCCGGCGTGGCATCCTGGCCCAGCATGAACACGACCGGGTCGCCCACGAAGCGGAACAGGGAGAACGCGATCAGGCCCACGGTCAGCATGACGGCCACGGCCTGGGCGAGTCGCCGGATCGAGAAAGCGAGCATGGAGTGCGCACGGACGGCGCGGTCCTGTTTCCGCCGCGGCTCATGCGGAAAGGACCGCGGCCGGCCGCGCCGACCCTCTGGAGATGGTTGCGGGGATGGTGCCCAATGCGCCCGGGAGCGTCAACGCGCGCCCCTGCGCGGGGCACGCGCCCCCGGATCGACCCTCAATAACCCTTGCCGCGTTCGGCTTGTCAAAATAATTTTGATAAGGCAAAGTCCAGCCCTAGCTCGTTTTCGATCCTTTCCATGAACTGCGCTGAACGACTCGTCCAACTCTTCGGCAGCCAGGCCGAAGTGGCCCGGCGCTTCAAGCTCGACCGCGCCGTGGTCAGCAACTGGGTGAAGTCCGGCTACGTCCCGGCCCGCTGGGCCATGGAGGTCGAGGCTGTCACCGAGGGGCAGGTTCTCGCGGTGGAGGTCCTGAACGAGGCCAACGAGCGCCGCCCCGTGCGTGTGAAGTCCCGGGGCGAAGACGAGATCTTTCACGGAACCTCACTCGCAGGGAGCGACACCATGAATTCATTCGCGCCGGCCAAGCGCATCCACTCCTTCCATCCGCCTCAGCGCACGCTGATGGGCCCCGGGCCGACCGAGATTCATCCGCGGGTGCTCACGACCATGAGCCAGCCGGCCATCGGCTACCTCGACCCGATCTTCGTCGAGATGATGGAAGAGCTGAAGGGCCTGCTCCGCTATGTCTACCAGACGAAGAACGCGCTCACGTTCCCGGTCTCCGGCCCCGGATCGGTGGGCATGGAATACTGCTTCGTGAACATGGTCGCCCCCGGCGACAAGGTCATCGTCTGCATCAACGGCGTGTTCGGCGGCCGCATGCTCGAGAACGTCGTCCGCTGTGGTGGCACGCCCGTCGTGCTGGAGCACGAGTGGGGCTCGCCGGTGGATCCCCAGCGGGTGGAAGACGCGCTCAAGGCCAACCCCGACGCCAAGATCGTCGCGTTCGTCCACGCCGAGACCTCCACGGGCTGCCTGTCGGACGCCAAGTCGATCATCGAAGTGGCGCACAAGTACGGCGCGCTGACGATCATGGACGCCGTCACGTCGCTGGGCGGCGTGCCGGTCCTGCTCGACGAGTGGAATGCCGATGCCGTCTACTCGGCCAGCCAGAAGTGCCTGTCCTGCACCCCGGGGCTTTCGCCCGTGTCGTTCAACGACCGCGTGGTCGAGCACGTCAAGGCGCGCAAGGACAAGATCCACAGCTGGTTCATGGACATGAACCTCCTGCTGGGTTACTGGGGCGCCACCACCCGCACGTATCACCACACCGCGCCGACCAATTCCCTCTTCGCGCTGCACGAAGCCCTGCTGCTCATCCGTGAGGAAACGCTGGAAGACTGCTGGGCCCGCCACCGCCGTCACCACGTCGCGCTCAAGACCGGCATCGAAGCCATGGGCCTGCGTTTCCTGGTGAAGGAGGAGTGCCAGATCCCGCAGATGAACGCCGTCAAGATTCCGGAAGCCATCGCGCCGAAGGAAGCCGAGGTGCGCAAGCGCCTGCTGAACGAGTTCAACCTCGAGATCGGCGCCGGCCTCGGGCCGCTGGCCGGAAAGATCTGGCGCTTCGGCACCATGGGCTATTCCTGCCGTCCCGAGAACGTCATGCTGTGCCTGTCCGCCCTGGGCTCGGTGCTGTCCGACATGGGCATGCCGGTGCACGTGGGCGACGCGGAAGGCGCGGCGCACGATGCCTACGCTCAGATGCACAAGGCAGCAGCGCAGCAGAAGAAGCGCGCGGCCTGACGGACAGCCTGCACCAACGAAAACGGCGGGCCTGGGCCCGCCGTTTTCGTCTGGACGCCGCCGTAGCCGAACGGCCGATGTTCGCGATGCTCAGTTCGCCGCGGTCTTCAGATTGCGGGTGGCTGCCAGATAGCGCTCGGCATTGCGCGGCTGCGAATCGAAGCGGTCGAACGAAGCGCCCATCACCTGGCCCATCCGGTCCAGGCGCTGCCCGGGGCTCGGATGGGTCTTGGTGAGCAGGGCCAGATACTTGTCGTCCGGCTTGATCTTGGCCAGCGTCTGCAGGGCGGCGGGCAGGCCCCAGGGGTCGTAACCCGCGCGGGCGGCCAGCGTGATGCCCACGCGATCGGCCTCGAACTCGTCGTCCTTGTCCAGTCCGCGCGAGTACAGCTCCTTGGTCGGGCCCACCAGCGCGTTGACCAGTTCCTCGCTGGGCTTGCCCGCGGCGGCCGCACCGGCGCCGGCACCCAGCAGGTTGATCCAGGCGCCCTTCTTGATGGCATTGAGGTGATGCTTGCGGATCACGTGACCTACCTCGTGTCCCAGCACGCCGGCCAGCTCCGCCTCGTTCTGCAGGAGGTTCATCATGCCCTTGGTCACGATGATGAAGCCGCCCGGTGCCGCGAAGGCATTGACGTGATCGCTGTCGTTGACACCGAACCGCCAGGGCAGTTGCGGACGTTCGGAACGGCTGGCCACCCAGGAGCCCACTTCGTTCACGTAGCGCTGGAGCTTGGGATCGTCCAGCAGCGGACGGGCTCCAAGCAGCGTCTCGGCGATGCCGCGGCC
This region includes:
- a CDS encoding amidohydrolase, producing MTTPVDYIRRYHDDLIAVRRDIHMHPELAFQESRTAGIVAQRLADLGLEVHRGLAGTGVVGVIPGRSNTNGRSVGLRADMDCLPMHEAGDKPHASRTAGKMHACGHDGHTTMLLGAARYLSETRNFDGTVYVIFQPAEEHGGGGGVMVRDGLFERFPANEVYALHNWPQLPAGKMAVRPGPVMAATDEIQITVRGRGGHGALPHLTVDPVIVAAHIITALQTIASRNVSPVDAVVVSICSMHTSQTGAHNVIPDAVHLLGTLRTFRSETRDLAERRIHEVAAGVALALNGSAEVQINRGYPATVNSAREAEFAARVGEQVFGVVNVVRDADPTMGAEDFAYFLQERPGAYVFLGQGGSDGGCFLHNPHYDFNDAVIPLGAGYLASLAEAALPLAGSRSSADVAALEIV
- a CDS encoding alanine--glyoxylate aminotransferase family protein, whose protein sequence is MNSFAPAKRIHSFHPPQRTLMGPGPTEIHPRVLTTMSQPAIGYLDPIFVEMMEELKGLLRYVYQTKNALTFPVSGPGSVGMEYCFVNMVAPGDKVIVCINGVFGGRMLENVVRCGGTPVVLEHEWGSPVDPQRVEDALKANPDAKIVAFVHAETSTGCLSDAKSIIEVAHKYGALTIMDAVTSLGGVPVLLDEWNADAVYSASQKCLSCTPGLSPVSFNDRVVEHVKARKDKIHSWFMDMNLLLGYWGATTRTYHHTAPTNSLFALHEALLLIREETLEDCWARHRRHHVALKTGIEAMGLRFLVKEECQIPQMNAVKIPEAIAPKEAEVRKRLLNEFNLEIGAGLGPLAGKIWRFGTMGYSCRPENVMLCLSALGSVLSDMGMPVHVGDAEGAAHDAYAQMHKAAAQQKKRAA
- a CDS encoding M48 family metalloprotease gives rise to the protein MKVVRAFLLHLGVGVAVAGAVAGCSQQQMDAFVKNSGGVDGLTSTLKQALGKIDEPREIEMGRGIAETLLGARPLLDDPKLQRYVNEVGSWVASRSERPQLPWRFGVNDSDHVNAFAAPGGFIIVTKGMMNLLQNEAELAGVLGHEVGHVIRKHHLNAIKKGAWINLLGAGAGAAAAGKPSEELVNALVGPTKELYSRGLDKDDEFEADRVGITLAARAGYDPWGLPAALQTLAKIKPDDKYLALLTKTHPSPGQRLDRMGQVMGASFDRFDSQPRNAERYLAATRNLKTAAN